A genomic region of Streptomyces diastaticus subsp. diastaticus contains the following coding sequences:
- a CDS encoding YhgE/Pip domain-containing protein has product MASASPPPPRAAGASAGSLLRRRKLWVFPAVLSGLVALLLSLLYMGGILTPDSSLHRLPVALVDADTGRPPSGERQNLGARLSSAVVSSSPGEKVQWRRLTRAQAQEQLASGQVYGALVIPSDFTDSVRALAGGSAEERPTLTVLTNPGMGSLGSALADQVAERAAGEASRSLGERLVAAAGGGADAADRLLLRDPIAVSTEVGHPIGPRSGLGLSAFYYTLLLVLAGFLAGNIIHNGVDTGLGYADSEIGPWHSRRPTVPVSRTSTLLVKMGMTAGLTVLTTALIMVATIGILGMDAPHLPLLALFSYCASLAVGLGVQAINAAFGGIGQLVAMFVFIALALPSSGATVPLEAVPEFYRVLGVFEPMRQLASGVRAILYFDARADAGLGRAWVMIAVGFTAALAFGFAMARYYDRKGFHRMVPRPE; this is encoded by the coding sequence ATGGCTTCCGCGTCACCTCCGCCGCCTCGCGCCGCCGGCGCGAGCGCGGGGTCCCTGCTGCGCCGCCGGAAGCTGTGGGTCTTCCCCGCCGTGCTGAGCGGACTGGTCGCCCTGCTGCTCTCCCTGCTGTACATGGGCGGCATCCTCACGCCGGACAGCAGCCTGCACCGCCTGCCGGTCGCCCTGGTCGACGCGGACACCGGCCGGCCGCCGTCCGGCGAGCGGCAGAACCTGGGTGCGCGGTTGAGCTCCGCCGTCGTCTCCTCCTCCCCTGGCGAGAAGGTCCAGTGGCGGCGCCTGACCCGGGCGCAGGCCCAGGAACAACTGGCCTCCGGGCAGGTGTACGGCGCGCTGGTCATCCCCTCCGACTTCACCGACTCGGTCCGTGCGCTGGCCGGAGGGAGTGCCGAGGAGCGGCCGACCCTCACCGTGCTGACCAATCCGGGCATGGGCAGCCTCGGCTCGGCGCTGGCCGACCAGGTGGCCGAGCGGGCGGCCGGCGAGGCGTCACGCTCGCTCGGTGAGCGGCTCGTGGCGGCGGCCGGCGGCGGTGCCGACGCCGCCGACCGCCTGCTCCTGCGCGACCCGATCGCCGTCAGCACCGAGGTCGGACACCCGATCGGCCCGCGCAGCGGCCTGGGGCTCAGCGCCTTCTACTACACGTTGCTGCTGGTGCTCGCAGGCTTCCTGGCGGGCAACATCATCCACAACGGTGTCGACACCGGACTCGGGTACGCGGACAGCGAGATCGGCCCGTGGCACAGCCGCAGGCCCACCGTCCCGGTCAGCCGGACCTCGACCCTGCTGGTGAAGATGGGGATGACCGCGGGGCTCACGGTGCTGACCACCGCCCTCATCATGGTGGCGACCATCGGCATCCTCGGCATGGACGCGCCCCACCTGCCGCTGCTCGCCCTGTTCTCCTACTGCGCGAGCCTCGCCGTCGGCCTCGGCGTCCAGGCGATCAACGCGGCCTTCGGCGGCATCGGCCAGCTCGTGGCCATGTTCGTCTTCATCGCCCTGGCGCTGCCCTCCTCCGGCGCCACCGTGCCCCTGGAGGCGGTGCCGGAGTTCTACCGGGTCCTCGGCGTCTTCGAGCCGATGCGGCAACTGGCCTCCGGCGTCCGGGCGATCCTCTACTTCGACGCCCGTGCCGACGCCGGGCTCGGCCGTGCCTGGGTGATGATCGCCGTCGGCTTCACCGCCGCGCTCGCCTTCGGCTTCGCCATGGCCCGCTACTACGACCGCAAGGGCTTCCATCGCATGGTGCCCCGGCCGGAGTGA
- a CDS encoding GreA/GreB family elongation factor codes for MTSDPLPISAAARHALERELAGVRTERETVAATLGDTDVVGDRADDADELRRSADLARLDARITEITTRLRQADDAGPPPVGVVGVGSTVTVRFDDGTEQTVTLGEVTEGPDTSLVTAESPLGRALRGRRPGDAVRYRTPDGEAAATVVSLGEAPPA; via the coding sequence ATGACCAGCGATCCCCTGCCCATCAGCGCCGCCGCCCGCCATGCCCTTGAGCGGGAGCTGGCCGGTGTCCGTACCGAGCGCGAGACGGTGGCCGCCACCCTGGGGGACACCGATGTCGTCGGCGACCGTGCCGACGACGCCGACGAGTTGCGGCGCAGCGCGGACCTCGCCCGGCTGGACGCACGGATCACGGAGATCACCACGCGGCTGCGTCAGGCGGACGACGCGGGGCCGCCGCCCGTCGGGGTGGTCGGCGTGGGCAGCACGGTCACCGTGCGGTTCGACGACGGCACGGAACAGACGGTGACGCTCGGCGAGGTGACGGAAGGGCCGGACACCTCGCTCGTCACGGCCGAGAGCCCGCTGGGCCGGGCGCTCAGGGGCCGCCGGCCCGGCGACGCGGTGCGATACCGGACACCCGACGGCGAGGCCGCCGCCACCGTGGTCTCCCTCGGAGAGGCACCCCCAGCATAG
- a CDS encoding PadR family transcriptional regulator: MTRQKPSLTEPQYFILAALMDGPLHGYGIIKAAGQATEGRLRIAVGTLYGALERMERAGLVATDREEIVDGRARRYYRLTEDGAVMLRREALRMRQAAAVVMGRTGHEGTAPA, translated from the coding sequence ATGACCCGACAGAAACCATCCCTGACGGAACCGCAGTACTTCATCCTCGCCGCCCTCATGGACGGGCCGTTGCACGGCTACGGCATCATCAAGGCCGCCGGGCAGGCCACCGAGGGGCGGCTGCGGATCGCCGTGGGCACGCTCTACGGCGCGCTGGAGCGGATGGAACGAGCGGGGCTGGTGGCCACCGACCGCGAGGAGATCGTGGACGGGCGGGCCCGTCGCTACTACCGGCTCACCGAGGACGGGGCCGTGATGCTCCGGCGGGAGGCGCTGCGGATGCGGCAGGCGGCGGCCGTCGTCATGGGACGCACCGGTCACGAGGGGACGGCACCGGCGTGA